Within Cellulophaga sp. L1A9, the genomic segment CCGCATTTATAAGTAAAGTAATTGAAGAAATTGGCGAGGGAAAACATGACAGGCAGGTTGCTAACGCTTAACTTCTTAATGGAAATAAGCACACTTTAACTAATATACAATCGGTCAGGAAAGTTCCTAGGCCGATTTTTTTCTAACCAACATAATACATTAAATTCCATGGCTATTTTAGGAGCAGTAATAAAGGGCATCATAGATCTAAAAGATATACTTACCCCAGAATCCAACCCTGTTCAAGAACAAGAACAAGTATTAAAAGATTTGCTTGATAAAGCAAAGGATACTGAGTTTGGCATTCATTATAAATTTGATCAACTTTTAGCATCAGAAAATACGTCTAAGCAGTTTTCAGAAACTATTCCCTTTTTTGATTATAATAAAATGAATGCGGAATGGTGGCATAAACTGCATGAAGGTGGCGAAAATATTACGTGGCCAGGAAAGCCAGACTATTACGCGTTGAGTTCAGGTACTACGGGAAAAACAAGCAAGAAAATTCCAGTAACATATGACATGATTGCTGCTATAAAAAGTACAGGTATAGATCAAGTAGCTGCGTTAGCAAATTTTGATTTACCTGCAGAATTCTTTGAAAAAGGTATTTTAATGTTGGGGAGTTCTACAGATCTAACAGATAAGGACACGCATCTGGAGGGAGAAATAAGTGGGATAAGCGCGAGTAATATTCCGTTTTGGTTTAGAGATTATTATAAACCAGGAGAAGAAATTGCACAAATTGAGGATTGGGACGAACGTGTTCAAAAAATATCTGATAATGCCAAAAATTGGGATATTGGAGCCTTAAGCGGTATTCCTTCTTGGATAGAATTAATGCTAGGAAAAGTAATAGCAGACCATAATTTAAATAACATACATGAAATATGGCCCAACCTTCAAGTGTACACTTCTGGAGGTGTAGCCTTCGGTCCTTATGAAAAGAGCTTTATGGCTTTAATGGGGAAACCTATAACAGTTATAGATACCTATTTAGCATCAGAAGGGTTTGTAGCTTTCCAATCTAGGCCAGAAACAGCTGCTATGAAATTAGCTACGAACAACGGAATCTATTTTGAGTTTGTGCCTTTCAAACCAGAATACATCAATCAAGATGGATCATTGACTAATAATGCCCCTACCTTGAGACTTTCTGAAGTAGAAAAAGATCAAGACTATGCCTTAATCCTTAGTACGGTTTCAGGAACGTGGCGTTACCTTATTGGAGATACTATTGAGTTTACAGATATAGAACGAGCAGAAATTAAAATTACAGGAAGAACCAAATTCTTTT encodes:
- a CDS encoding GH3 auxin-responsive promoter family protein — translated: MAILGAVIKGIIDLKDILTPESNPVQEQEQVLKDLLDKAKDTEFGIHYKFDQLLASENTSKQFSETIPFFDYNKMNAEWWHKLHEGGENITWPGKPDYYALSSGTTGKTSKKIPVTYDMIAAIKSTGIDQVAALANFDLPAEFFEKGILMLGSSTDLTDKDTHLEGEISGISASNIPFWFRDYYKPGEEIAQIEDWDERVQKISDNAKNWDIGALSGIPSWIELMLGKVIADHNLNNIHEIWPNLQVYTSGGVAFGPYEKSFMALMGKPITVIDTYLASEGFVAFQSRPETAAMKLATNNGIYFEFVPFKPEYINQDGSLTNNAPTLRLSEVEKDQDYALILSTVSGTWRYLIGDTIEFTDIERAEIKITGRTKFFLNTVGSQLSVNKLDDAVNYIEEVFNVKIPEYTLCAKRFEDDFYHSWYLGCESNLVIEEVVAALDEHLKEANKNYRVARSKALKGVKVAVISPSVFHEWSGTNKKKGGQVKMERVMNEEKFKTWEEFVAKQ